The following are encoded in a window of Thermoprotei archaeon genomic DNA:
- the lysM gene encoding HTH-type transcriptional regulator LysM, producing MGGLLLNKVDEKDLRILSILRKNVRTPYTVIARELNVSEAAVRKRVEKLIRMGVIKRFTIDYELKNEVRAVVMVKTTPPISTPEVSKKIIAIDGVETVYETTGDYDILVIIRGNNITMVNKSIDAIRSIEGVSGTNSIIVLRTWL from the coding sequence ATGGGGGGACTGTTATTGAATAAGGTTGATGAGAAGGATTTGAGAATACTTAGTATTTTGAGAAAGAATGTGCGAACACCATATACTGTGATAGCAAGAGAGCTAAATGTGAGCGAAGCTGCTGTAAGAAAGAGAGTAGAAAAGTTAATACGAATGGGTGTAATAAAAAGATTTACGATCGATTATGAGCTAAAGAATGAGGTAAGGGCAGTTGTGATGGTGAAAACAACACCTCCAATAAGTACACCAGAGGTTTCGAAGAAGATCATAGCTATTGATGGTGTAGAGACAGTTTATGAAACTACTGGAGATTATGACATATTAGTTATAATAAGAGGAAACAACATTACAATGGTCAATAAAAGCATCGATGCTATAAGAAGTATTGAGGGAGTTTCTGGTACGAACAGTATAATTGTTTTAAGAACGTGGTTGTAA
- the cas6 gene encoding CRISPR-associated endoribonuclease Cas6, producing MYMTRITLEFIPESTITIDGFTSTVSKLILKNVQNYETTILDIITNNALSNLTVSPIMSNNKPIYKFQNPRKKSSLVSLYENKKYVFHVSFLSKNPINELQDFLAKNISSSWRISLYNTDILLAASQVKSVNINELLINITGDFRVDFITPTQFVIKIPMPTTKSWLRLFPLSHTLISSITSHWNKHVPNEMKIDVENISKISYSYIHEAGYHLNPVTIVIRDNSHKHVIRGFIGWCVYKVDERLNLKTRNVIARLLAYAEFIGVGKGKEMGLGMIKVRPGKIIHETQSEQQEEIIKNIG from the coding sequence ATGTATATGACACGTATAACATTAGAATTTATACCCGAATCCACTATTACCATAGATGGTTTTACATCAACAGTATCGAAACTCATACTTAAAAATGTACAGAATTATGAAACTACAATTTTAGATATTATTACTAACAATGCATTAAGCAACTTAACAGTATCACCTATCATGAGTAATAATAAGCCCATATATAAATTTCAGAATCCACGAAAAAAATCATCGTTAGTTTCACTATATGAGAATAAAAAATATGTCTTTCATGTATCATTTTTATCTAAAAATCCTATTAACGAATTACAAGACTTTCTTGCAAAAAATATATCAAGCAGTTGGCGCATTTCACTTTATAATACTGACATCCTCTTGGCAGCATCGCAAGTTAAAAGCGTCAATATCAATGAATTGTTAATAAATATTACAGGTGATTTCAGGGTAGACTTCATAACACCAACGCAATTTGTAATCAAAATACCAATGCCCACCACAAAATCATGGTTAAGACTATTTCCGCTTTCTCATACCCTAATATCAAGCATCACATCACACTGGAATAAACATGTTCCAAATGAAATGAAAATCGATGTGGAGAATATAAGTAAAATATCATACAGCTACATACATGAAGCTGGATATCATTTAAACCCAGTAACAATTGTGATACGAGATAACAGCCATAAACACGTGATACGAGGGTTCATAGGTTGGTGTGTATATAAAGTTGATGAAAGACTCAACCTCAAAACAAGAAACGTTATAGCAAGACTCTTAGCATATGCAGAATTTATCGGTGTTGGTAAAGGAAAAGAAATGGGACTAGGCATGATAAAAGTGAGACCAGGAAAAATCATACATGAAACACAGAGCGAACAACAAGAAGAAATCATAAAAAATATAGGTTAA
- a CDS encoding sulfonate ABC transporter, translating into MITRCPLCGGNVKVPDDALPGEIIEHSCGAVLEVHVNDGGLVLKLAEIGEDWGE; encoded by the coding sequence ATGATCACTCGATGCCCATTATGTGGTGGAAATGTAAAAGTTCCAGATGATGCATTACCAGGAGAAATCATAGAACACAGTTGTGGTGCAGTATTAGAAGTGCATGTAAATGATGGTGGTCTTGTACTGAAGCTAGCAGAGATTGGAGAGGATTGGGGAGAGTGA
- a CDS encoding aspartate aminotransferase family protein, whose amino-acid sequence MKLISFFGNRGLKIVKGKDQYVWDENGVKYLDLHTGHGVAFLGHRNKVVIEYLSRQMNEIMTLSTAFSSSIRDEMLNELEYVKPDDLNNVFLLNSGSEAIELAVKIAKKVTKRKKFVAFKNSFHGRTFAALSLTWNKKYREPFEPLMSDVIFAEFNNIESLKVVNDTVAGIIVEPVQGEGGVIPAQPDFMKALRDIADDTGSILIVDEIQSGFGRTGKIWAHQHFNTKPDIMAAGKAIGGGFPVSAVFMPDWIASKLDEGDHGSTYGGNPLAMAAVTASVRVLKSDNVTNNVREKGKDFINLLKVNLKDFDIVRDIRGIGFMIGIDMRTNPSSIIKTLQEEKILSLKAGVTTVRFLPPYMITYDDIRNTIDILRKILQKIEVKVT is encoded by the coding sequence TTGAAATTAATTAGTTTTTTTGGTAATAGAGGACTTAAAATTGTTAAGGGTAAGGATCAGTACGTATGGGATGAAAATGGTGTCAAATATCTTGATTTACATACTGGGCATGGTGTGGCTTTTCTTGGTCATAGGAATAAAGTTGTTATTGAATATTTAAGTAGACAAATGAACGAAATAATGACTTTGTCTACAGCTTTCTCATCATCAATACGTGATGAAATGTTAAATGAACTTGAATACGTGAAACCTGATGACCTTAATAATGTTTTTCTTTTAAATAGTGGTAGTGAAGCTATAGAATTGGCAGTGAAAATTGCTAAAAAGGTCACAAAAAGAAAGAAATTTGTTGCTTTTAAAAATTCTTTTCACGGCAGGACTTTTGCAGCTTTATCCCTTACATGGAATAAAAAGTATAGAGAACCTTTCGAACCCCTTATGAGTGATGTTATATTTGCTGAATTCAATAATATTGAATCATTAAAGGTTGTGAACGATACTGTTGCAGGAATAATAGTCGAACCAGTCCAAGGTGAAGGAGGCGTTATACCCGCACAGCCAGATTTTATGAAAGCTTTGAGGGATATTGCTGATGATACTGGTAGTATTCTTATAGTAGATGAAATTCAGAGTGGATTTGGAAGGACTGGAAAAATATGGGCGCATCAACATTTTAATACAAAACCAGATATAATGGCTGCTGGTAAGGCCATTGGCGGAGGTTTTCCAGTGAGTGCAGTATTCATGCCAGATTGGATTGCCAGTAAGCTGGATGAAGGTGATCACGGCAGTACATACGGTGGAAATCCTCTTGCTATGGCTGCTGTTACTGCATCAGTAAGAGTTTTAAAAAGCGATAATGTAACTAATAATGTTAGAGAGAAGGGAAAGGATTTTATTAATCTACTTAAGGTTAATTTAAAAGATTTTGATATTGTGCGTGATATTAGAGGAATTGGATTTATGATAGGAATCGATATGCGTACAAACCCATCAAGTATCATAAAGACACTTCAAGAGGAAAAGATCTTATCGCTTAAAGCTGGAGTAACTACTGTTAGATTTTTACCACCATACATGATAACATACGATGATATAAGAAACACCATCGACATACTAAGAAAAATACTGCAAAAAATTGAGGTGAAAGTTACATGA
- a CDS encoding gamma-glutamyltransferase family protein, which translates to MPGFTVYGKNGIVVSQNYHASMAGIKILENGGNAFDAAITISSVLSVVIPHTGGLGGDGFILAITPDSIIGYNGSGPAPSGFDEKEYINIKPIRGPLTITIPGLVDLWRWIYDKYCTKGLEELLSQAISLAVNGFPVSDELARATEASKNTLAAYQGWNRLYGNLKSGDWFIQKDLGEVLKKIGKFGPEEFYKGELAGELISGLRAQDVPIDIRDLRVYKGEQVRPLRSEYRNYDVYELPPNTQGITTLEILSMIEESNVDKLDFNDTQRIALQLKIAGLAYEDRDTFLGDPRFFQIPVEKLLSKNYLRNRIQKKQGNILKDADTTFFAVADRFGNMVGFIQSLFYPFGSGIVVKGIPFQNRGVGFAKSLSSPNRPGKGRRPLHTLSILLAEKGERKLIIGCAGGDLRPQIHSEILENIISYNMKISKAVDAPRFMLTEWNKHFTAIIEGRLSLPKSNEIKIETLPYYSSSVGIANVIEYTQGMYAATSDPRSEGVAMAI; encoded by the coding sequence ATGCCAGGTTTTACGGTCTATGGTAAGAACGGAATTGTTGTGTCACAAAATTATCATGCATCAATGGCTGGGATTAAAATACTTGAGAACGGAGGAAACGCATTCGATGCGGCAATTACAATAAGTTCAGTTCTTTCAGTAGTAATTCCTCACACTGGTGGATTAGGCGGTGATGGTTTTATACTCGCAATAACACCGGATAGTATTATAGGTTATAATGGTTCAGGTCCTGCTCCTTCAGGGTTCGATGAAAAGGAATACATAAACATTAAACCAATACGTGGACCACTAACCATTACAATACCAGGCTTAGTAGACTTATGGCGATGGATTTATGACAAGTATTGCACAAAAGGTCTTGAAGAACTACTTTCACAAGCAATATCGTTAGCAGTTAACGGATTCCCAGTTAGTGATGAATTGGCGCGCGCTACGGAAGCTTCGAAAAATACTCTTGCCGCTTATCAAGGTTGGAATAGATTGTACGGAAATCTAAAATCTGGTGATTGGTTCATACAAAAAGATCTAGGTGAGGTATTGAAAAAAATAGGTAAATTTGGACCTGAAGAATTTTACAAAGGAGAACTTGCAGGAGAATTAATTAGTGGTTTAAGAGCACAGGATGTGCCGATAGACATTAGAGATTTGAGAGTTTATAAAGGCGAACAAGTCAGACCGTTAAGATCAGAATATAGAAATTATGACGTTTATGAATTACCACCCAATACCCAAGGCATTACAACACTTGAAATTCTGTCTATGATAGAAGAATCTAATGTTGATAAGTTAGATTTTAACGATACACAAAGAATTGCATTGCAATTAAAAATCGCAGGATTAGCGTATGAAGATCGCGATACGTTTTTAGGAGATCCAAGATTTTTCCAAATACCTGTCGAGAAACTTCTCTCTAAAAATTATCTAAGAAACAGAATACAAAAGAAACAAGGTAATATACTAAAAGATGCCGATACAACATTCTTTGCAGTTGCTGATAGGTTTGGTAACATGGTAGGATTCATTCAAAGTCTCTTTTACCCATTTGGGTCAGGAATAGTAGTTAAAGGAATACCGTTTCAAAATAGAGGTGTAGGATTCGCTAAATCCCTCTCATCTCCAAATAGACCAGGTAAAGGCAGAAGACCCCTCCATACACTTTCAATACTTCTAGCAGAAAAAGGTGAACGAAAACTTATTATTGGATGTGCAGGTGGAGATTTACGACCTCAAATTCATTCTGAAATACTTGAAAATATTATTAGCTATAACATGAAAATTTCCAAAGCTGTAGACGCACCAAGGTTTATGTTAACTGAGTGGAATAAACACTTTACTGCAATTATTGAAGGAAGGTTATCATTACCAAAAAGTAATGAGATAAAAATAGAAACATTACCATATTACAGTAGCAGTGTAGGGATAGCAAACGTAATCGAATATACACAAGGGATGTACGCTGCCACATCTGATCCAAGAAGTGAAGGAGTCGCTATGGCAATATAA
- the lysX gene encoding lysine biosynthesis protein LysX yields MKLGIAYDFLRWEENDIINEAKNRQIKITPIYLKDFFVNINDGLNLDINAVIQRGVSHSRAYTSTILFESKLLFVVNPSRVLEVCENKIYTTAILAKNNIPVPRTGIAYNRDEAIKLAQKIGYPVVIKPVNGSWGRMVAKADDENSLKSLLEYQEYSNALFKNIFYIQEYVRKPNRDIRIFVIGDEVPVGIYRVNEKDWRTNTALGARAEPLKIDDKLIDLSLKVKESVGGLFLGIDIFEDPSRGYLVDEVNGIPEYKNTVRVTGFNVSGKLLEKIVEAVKR; encoded by the coding sequence GTGAAATTAGGAATAGCATACGACTTTTTACGATGGGAAGAAAATGATATAATCAATGAAGCAAAAAATCGGCAAATTAAGATCACACCAATTTATCTAAAAGATTTTTTTGTTAATATAAATGATGGATTAAACTTAGATATTAATGCTGTGATTCAAAGAGGAGTTAGCCATAGCAGAGCGTACACTTCTACTATTCTTTTTGAATCAAAATTATTGTTTGTTGTTAATCCATCCCGTGTACTAGAAGTATGTGAGAACAAAATATACACTACTGCAATATTAGCTAAAAATAATATACCTGTGCCTAGAACTGGAATAGCTTATAATAGGGATGAAGCTATAAAATTGGCTCAAAAGATTGGATATCCTGTTGTTATTAAGCCGGTTAATGGCAGTTGGGGTCGGATGGTTGCGAAAGCTGATGACGAGAATTCATTAAAAAGTCTTTTAGAATACCAGGAATATTCAAACGCATTGTTTAAAAATATCTTTTACATCCAAGAATATGTGAGAAAACCTAATAGGGATATAAGGATTTTTGTAATTGGTGATGAAGTTCCTGTGGGTATATACAGGGTTAATGAAAAGGATTGGAGAACAAATACTGCGCTGGGCGCAAGGGCAGAGCCATTAAAGATTGATGATAAATTAATCGATTTATCTTTGAAAGTTAAAGAAAGTGTGGGTGGTCTATTTTTGGGTATTGATATTTTCGAAGACCCATCACGAGGATATTTAGTTGATGAAGTTAATGGAATTCCCGAGTATAAAAATACTGTACGCGTAACCGGGTTCAACGTTTCTGGTAAACTGTTAGAAAAAATAGTAGAGGCTGTTAAACGTTGA
- the argC gene encoding N-acetyl-gamma-glutamyl-phosphate reductase codes for MVRVSIVGGSGYNGGELLRILASHSKVEVTYVTSKEYVGKPITFVHPNLRGFYSLKFSEYDINKLTNLSDVVFLSVPHGVSMTLVPNLLNVGLRVIDLSADYRLKDPELYKIWYGIEHPQPDLLTKAVYGLPELHFDELRNASLIASPGCNATASILALAPLAANSLIYDNVIVDIKAGSSESGSKPTMGSHHPEREHAIRPYEAEGHRHVAEVEQELNRFSKNVVKVSLIPHAVGSVRGVLASAHIWVKNALSNLDLLKIVSGFYKDKKFIRIVKGFPPYPDPKYVVGSNFADIGFAFEKRVNRVTMFAALDNLIKGGAGQAVQAFNISMGFDEGEGLMMPPLRPV; via the coding sequence ATGGTTAGAGTTTCCATAGTTGGTGGTTCGGGTTATAATGGAGGAGAGTTATTAAGGATCTTAGCTAGTCATTCGAAAGTCGAAGTGACTTATGTGACTTCTAAAGAATACGTTGGAAAACCTATAACTTTTGTGCATCCAAACTTAAGAGGATTTTATTCTTTGAAGTTTTCAGAATATGATATAAATAAGTTAACGAACCTATCGGATGTAGTGTTTTTGTCTGTACCACATGGTGTCTCGATGACTTTGGTTCCAAACCTTTTAAATGTTGGTTTGCGAGTGATTGATCTTAGTGCTGATTATAGGCTTAAAGATCCTGAGCTCTATAAGATTTGGTATGGAATCGAACATCCTCAACCTGATCTCCTGACTAAGGCTGTTTATGGGCTACCTGAATTACATTTTGATGAGTTGCGGAATGCTAGCTTGATAGCATCTCCGGGTTGTAATGCAACTGCCTCTATACTAGCCTTGGCACCTCTCGCAGCTAATAGTTTAATTTATGATAATGTTATTGTTGATATAAAAGCTGGCAGCAGCGAGAGTGGTTCTAAACCTACTATGGGTAGTCATCATCCGGAACGTGAACATGCTATTAGACCTTATGAAGCTGAGGGACATAGGCACGTAGCTGAGGTTGAACAAGAATTAAATCGATTTTCTAAGAATGTTGTGAAGGTAAGCCTTATTCCTCATGCTGTAGGCAGTGTGAGAGGTGTGTTGGCTTCTGCACATATTTGGGTTAAAAATGCATTGAGTAATTTGGATTTATTAAAAATTGTCTCAGGATTTTATAAAGATAAAAAGTTTATTCGTATTGTTAAAGGTTTTCCTCCGTATCCAGATCCAAAGTATGTGGTTGGGAGTAATTTTGCTGATATTGGGTTTGCCTTTGAGAAGCGTGTTAACAGAGTTACCATGTTTGCAGCGTTAGATAATCTAATTAAGGGTGGTGCCGGACAGGCGGTTCAAGCGTTTAACATATCTATGGGTTTTGATGAAGGGGAAGGTCTCATGATGCCTCCTTTAAGGCCGGTGTGA
- a CDS encoding [LysW]-aminoadipate/[LysW]-glutamate kinase codes for MVIVVKVGGRVIKNNLDKLVKSIVSYQGKLILVHGGGDQVTEYSKRMSIEPKFIMSPEGVVSRYTSREELDVYVMVMSLINKMITSMLIGFGKKVIGVTGVDGPLFTAVRKKKVIIIDERGRKRAIDGGYTGKINDVNFSLLNALLSLVDVVVISPVAIDVSERVPLNVDGDQVAKVIAISGKVEKLIFLTDVDGVIFNNKIVKHFSANEAIEMASKISPGMNRKLLMGSEAVNAGVRKVVISSGLVDDPINNALNDGGTVIE; via the coding sequence ATGGTTATTGTTGTGAAAGTTGGCGGTAGGGTTATTAAAAATAATTTGGATAAGTTGGTTAAGAGTATTGTATCTTATCAGGGAAAACTAATTCTTGTTCATGGTGGTGGAGATCAAGTGACTGAGTATAGTAAAAGGATGAGTATTGAACCTAAATTTATTATGTCACCTGAAGGTGTTGTGAGTCGTTATACGTCTCGTGAGGAGTTAGATGTTTATGTTATGGTGATGAGTTTAATAAACAAAATGATTACGTCAATGTTAATTGGTTTTGGTAAAAAGGTTATAGGTGTTACTGGTGTTGATGGTCCTCTTTTCACTGCTGTTCGAAAGAAAAAGGTTATAATTATTGATGAGCGTGGGCGTAAGCGAGCCATCGATGGTGGCTATACTGGGAAGATCAATGATGTGAATTTCAGTTTACTTAATGCTTTACTTAGTCTTGTTGATGTTGTTGTGATCTCTCCAGTGGCTATAGATGTTTCTGAACGTGTTCCTCTTAACGTTGATGGTGATCAAGTAGCAAAAGTTATAGCTATAAGCGGTAAGGTTGAAAAGCTGATTTTTCTTACTGACGTTGATGGTGTGATTTTTAACAATAAAATAGTGAAGCACTTTTCTGCTAATGAAGCAATAGAAATGGCCTCTAAGATTAGTCCTGGCATGAATAGAAAACTTCTTATGGGGTCTGAAGCTGTTAATGCTGGGGTGCGTAAGGTGGTAATATCGTCTGGTTTAGTGGATGATCCTATAAATAATGCATTAAATGATGGGGGGACTGTTATTGAATAA